The Deltaproteobacteria bacterium genomic sequence CCCCCCAATCCGCGGCTGGCGCGAGGGCCCGAGCCGCCGCTTGCGCCGGCCCACTCCGCCCCGCTGCCGGCTCATGCAAGCGGCGGCGTCCGCCAGGGCCCGCGTCACGAGCGCCCTAGGCCCTCCCGAGGCTCTTCCATCCGGAGAACTCGATCACCCCGGGCGCGCGGCAGGGCGTACTTGCCCCTTTGTTGGCGAGATCATAAAAGGGGGGGCGACGTTCGGTGGATGGTGGGCTCGGGTGTCCGCAGGGAGCTCCGGTCGCCTGCCGAGCTGGACCGTGCAACTCGAGTGAGCGAGAAGCGGATGCGAGCACCTCTTCGTTTGATGATCCTGTCGATCCTGGCCGCGCCCTTCGCGGGCTGCACGGAGGCCAACCCGGCCTTTGTCGCCTCGGACCTCGGGCCTGCGAGCGACGGTGCGACTCCCAGACGCGACGGCGCCGGTCGCGACAAGGGCCCGCGCTCCGACACGCGGCCGAACCCGGACGTCGTGCCGCCCACGTGCACGAAGGACCCCGACTGCGACGACAAGCGTCCCTGCACGGTGGACAAATGCACGGGGGGAAAGTGCACGAACGCCGTCGAATCCGGCTTCTGCGTGGTGCGAGACGTCTGCTTCAAGAGCGGAGAGACGAGCCCGACCAACAGCTGCGAGAGCTGCGATCCGACCACCAGCACCACGAGCTTCACCGTCGCGAAGGACGGAAACGCCTGCGCCGACGACGGGCTGAAGTGCACCAAGGACGTCTGCGCCGCGGGGAAGTGCGTCCATCCCCTGAGCGGGACCGGCTGCGCCATCGCCGGCAAGTGCTACGACGCGAACCAGCTCAACGCGGCCAACAGCTGCCAGGCCTGCGACCCGTCCCGCGCCACCGAGGCCTGGAGCTCGCTCGCCGACGACACCACGTGCGTCTCGGACGGCCTGAGCTGCACGGGCGACGTGTGCAAGGGAGGGAGCTGCACGCATCCGGTCACCCGTGGGTGCATGGTCAACAGCACCTGCTACGAGGTCGGCGAGGCGAGCACCTCGAACGTGTGCCTCGAGTGCCTTCCGACGCAGTCGACGAGCAGCTTGACCTTCGTGGCGGGGAAGCCCTGCACGGCGGCCTCCGGCGTGGCCAAGATGTGCGCGCAGAACGCGTGCAAGGGCTGGCTCGAGACCACCTTCGAACCCAGTCCCTCGAGCGGCAGCGTGACGAGCACGAGCCTCGCCGCGACGGCACCGCTCGCCTCGCCGAAGGAGGTCTGGGCCGTCGGCGAGTACAGCACGGCGAGCTCTTCCGGTCAGGGGATCATGGTGCGCCTGGCGGGGAGCGGCTCGGCCAGCCTCATCTACGCCGAGCGGCGCCTCAACGACGTGCACTACCGGGTGGCGGTCGGCGACAACGGCCTCGCGTACTACCACGATGGGACGAGCTGGGGGCGCGCCACGGGCCTTTCGACCCAGCTCGCGGGGGCGACTCGCTACGGCGTTTGGGGGGCCTCGACGGGCGCGAACGAGGTCTTCTATCTGACGGGGATGCAGAGCCTGCCGGCCAGCGGCGCGATGGTGCGCTGCCTCCTCGCGAGCGGAAGCTTCAGCTGCACCTCGCACTCGGGCTTCATCGGCGGTACCACCCTCGGCAACATCTTCGGCGCGACCTCGGGAAGCACGGTGACGGGGCTCTGGGCCATCACGGGGACCGGACAGCAGGACATCTACTACAACGACGGTATGGCCACGAGCTGGTCGACCAGCGACCCCGAAGGTTGTCTGGAGTCGCGGAGCGGCTCGGCCTGCTCGAACCTCTCCGGCTACTTCCGACGGATGTTCGCCGCCTCGGCGGGGGAGATCTGGGTCGTGGGCGACTACGGCACGGTGATGCGCTACGACGGCGCGCTCTGGCAGCGGATGACCTCCGTCTTCAACCAGCAGTCGAACTACAACCTGACGGCCGTGTACGCCTCCAACACGGACCACCTCGCGACCCTCGTGGGCTACCGCGACACCAGCTCCGGCCGCACCGTCTCGCTCTTCAACTACAACCTGACGCTCAAGCGAGCCTACGGGCCGCTGCAGGTCCGGGCCTTCTCGTCGTCGACCGGGGGACCGATGGTGCGCGATATCGACGGAGAGAGCTACGCCGACCTCTGGATGGTCGGGCAGACGCGCGGCGGCACGGGGAGCGGGGGCCGGCTGCAGGGGTGGGTCCTGCAGCTCAAGTAGCAGCCTTCGGGGCGCTCAGGCCCAGGTGTCGGGCTGGCCCGTAGACCGCAGCACGCTGCGCCAGATCGGGCTGTCCAGCGAGAGCACCTTGCGCGCGGCCGTCACGGCCGTGAGGGGCACGTGGGTGAAGCGCTCGAGCCAGAGCCCCATCACCACGCCCGTCTTGCCCGCCATGGCCGAATGAACCGCCTCCTCGGCGAGCCGGCCGCAGAAGATCGCATCCGCGGGATTCGCCGGCGCGGCGCGGATGATGTAGCTCGGGTCGATGTACTTGAGCACGATGTCCAGGTCGGCCAGCTCGCGCTGCAAGGTGTCGCGCAGGAAGACCCCGATGTCCCGGAGCTTCGGGTTGCCGGACGCGTCCCGCTGGTCCGACGGCGGAAGGTGCTCCTGCCCCGCCCCCTCGGCCGTCACGATCACCGCATGTCCGCGACGCTTCAGCCGCTGCCGGAGGTAGGCGACGATCCCCTGCGTCCCCGACAGGGTGAAGCGTTGCTCGGGGACGAGCACCAGATTCACCTCGGGGGAAGCCATGCTGGCCGAGGCCGCGATGAAGCCCGAGTGGCGCCCCATGAGCTTGACGAGCCCCACGCCGTTCGGGGCCCCCTCCGCCTCGACGTGCGCGGCGCGAATGGAGTCGGCGGCAATCGAGACGGCGGTCTCGAAACCAAAGGTGCGCTCGATGTGCAGCAGGTCGTTGTCGATCGTCTTCGGCACGCCCACGACCGCGATGGGCACGTTCTGCCGGCCGAGCTCCTCGTGGAGCGAGAGCGCCCCCCGCATCGTCCCGTCTCCGCCCACGCAGAAGAGCATGTTCACGCCGAGGTGCTGCAGCGTCCCCACCATCTCCTCCGGAGGCTGCGGCCCGCGGGACGAGCCGAGGATCGTGCCGCCTTGCAGGTGGATGGCCCGCACCATCTCCGGGGTGAGCAGGATCGGGGGATTGGGGCTCGACCGACCGATGCCGGCGAAGCCGTACCGGAAGCCGTAGATGCGACGCACCCCGTAGGAGTGCCAGAGCTGCAGGACGAGCCCCCGCACGACGTTGTTCATCCCGGGACACAGACCGCCGCAGGTGACGATCCCCGCGGTCACCTCGGGGCCGGAGAAGTAATTCATCGGTCGCGGACCGGCCAGCTCGAACGAGGGTCCCGCCTCGCCGACGAGCGGGTTCATGAGGACCCGCGCCTCATCCGGCACGAAGTCGGCGATCTGGTCTCCCGGCTTGGTCGACAGATGGAGCGGCGAGGGATACCTGCAGGCCCCGAGGCACGACACCACGAGTTCGGCGTTCTTGTCGGTCATCGGCTCACCAAGGGATGGGGCGCGAGGATAGCGCAGCCCGCCTACGGCCGAAAGCACCCGCGGAGAGGACCCGCGGAGAGGCTCTTCGCCGCGAACGAGGACTCTGGGTCGGCCGAGGTGACAGTCGGCCGCGGTGCAGTTGACAGGTCGCCCCGGCCGCTGCTACCGCTGCGCCCATGACCGACGCGCTTCTCGCGCACAGCGCGGCCTTTCGCCGCCGCCGCGTATTCAACTGGTTCCCGCTGGGACTCGCCTACGCCTTCCTCTACATGGGGCGCTACAGCTACATCCCGGCGAAGGACGAGCTCGAGCGGCTGATGGACAACGCGGCCCTCGGCATCGTGGGAACCGTCGGAGCGGTGGTCTACGGCGTCTCCTTCCTGCTGAACGGTCCGCTCACCGAGCGCTTCGGCGGGCGTCGCGCCATGCTCATTGCGACCATGGGCTCCGCCCTGGTGAACCTCGCGATAGGGCTCATGCTGGCCGTCGGGTGGACCCAGAACTTCCTCGTCTCGTACGCCGTGCTCCTCGGCGTGAACATGTACTTCCAGAGCTTCGCGGCCATCGCGATCGTCAAGGTCAACGCCGCCTGGTTCCACGTGCGCGAGCGCGGCGTCTTCGGCGGCATCTTCGGCATCATGATCTCGTCGGGCCTCTTCCTCGCCTACACCGTCTCGCCCATGGCGATGAAGTGGTTCTTCAAGGGGAGCCCCCAGTACTACTTCATCCTCCCCGGGCTCCTGCTCCTCGTGAACTTCCTCTCCACGCTGGCCTTCGTGCGGGACACGCCGGGCGAGGCGGGTCTCGGGGACTTCGACACCGGGAGCTCCGACGAGTTCGACCATCGCGGGGAGACACCCTCGGTGGTGTCGGTGATGCGCAGACTCCTCACGCACCGGATCGTGCTGACCATCGCGCTCATCGAGTTCTGCACGGGCGTGCTGCGCAACGGCGTGATGTACTGGTTCCCGAGCTGGGCCAAGCAGTCGGGGATGCCGCAGGTGCGGGAGTGGCTGGGGGTGGGCCTCTTCGCCGCCGGCGTGCTGGGAGGGCTCGCGGCGGGTTGGGTCTCCGACCGGGTCTTCGACTCCCGGCGGCCTCCCGTGGCGGGCCTGCTCTACGGCGTGATGATCGTGCTGGCCCTCGGCCTGAGCGGCTGCCTGTGGGTCATGCCTCCCGACTCGACGCTGCTACCCTACGTGGTCTACGGCCTGGTGGTCCTCTCTTCGGTCTGCGTGATCGGCACGCACGGCGTCCTCTCGGGGACCTCGACCGCCGATTTCGGCGGCAAGCAGGCCACGGCCATGGCGGTGGGGATCATCGACGGCTTCGTCTACCTCGGCGTGGGCGTGCAGTCGCTCTGCCTCGGGTATCTGACCAAGACGAGCTGGACCTACTGGGGGCCCTTCCTCGTGCCGTTCGCGGTGGTGGGCTTCCTCCTCGCGCTCCGGGTCTGGCACGCGAAGCCCACCCGCTCGGGCTCCCACTGAGGGACCGATCCTTCGGACTATCGCTGTACCTGGAGCGCGAGGATGGGTCGCGACCCCGCCACGTTGAGGAGCTTCGGGGTCGGTGAGGCGGTCGCCGCGTCGAGCTGGTGGAGCTTGGTGCCCGTCGCCACGTAGAGCTCGCTCCGCCGGCCGAAGGCCAGGGCGGTGGGGGGCTCCGCCAGCTTGATCTGCGAGACGGGCTTGAGGACCTCGCCGTCGAAACCGACGAGCTGCACGAGGTTGCTCGCCCCGTCGCCGATGGCGAAGAGGTCGCCGAGCGGCGAGGGACCGCGGTCGATCCCCACCGGCCGGGCAGGGGCCATCCACTGCAGCTTGGTCGGCGGGGCGCTCGAGAAGGTCACGCCGTAGATCGCATCGTTGTCCGCCACCACGGCCGCCTGGCCGTCGGAGCGCAACGCCACGAACGACGCGCTCGGCGTGGAATCCAGCACGAACTGCCGCCCCACGGAGGGCGTAGAGCCGAGGACCAGCTCGGTGACGCAGTCGGCGTCGGGCAGGTCGTCGCGGTTCGTGTCGCAGGCCGACAGGACCGCCGCCCGCAACCCTTTCCGGTCGGTCGCGATCGCGCGCACGCCGGGGATGGGAAAGCTCGCCTGCTGGGTGATCTGCCCCATGGCGGTCACCGTGAGGAGCAAGACGGAGCTGCTGGTGCCGACCACCGCACCGTCGGGGAGAGTCGCGACGCACGTGGCTCCCGCCACGTTGAAGCCCGTGCCCACGTCGCTCAGGCCGCGCCCCACGTTGACCGTACGAAGGCGGGTGCCGCTGAGCACCAGGACCTGTCCCCCCCCGGGGCTGAGCGCGAGCTGCGCGGGGGTGCCGCCGCCCGTCAGACTGGTCGTCGCGATGGTGGCCGGCGGCAAGGGCAAGAGCTCGAGCGCCCCCTGGTCCGAATAGGCGAGCGCCGCGCGGTTGAGCTGCAAGGGCACGCGGTAGGGGACCGCCTCGCCGTCGCGTCCGAGCGAGAGCGTGGCCGCGCCGGGGGCCACCCCCGTGGGGATCGTGAAGGTCACGGTCGTGTCGTTCACCCGCTTGAAGGAGAGCGACGCCGCGTCGAACGCAACGCCGCCGGCGTCCGTCAGGCGGACCTCCTCGGTGAAGGTGGCGGAGCCCTGGACCAGCTCGATCGTCACGGGCTCGCCCACCAGGCGGTCGAGGACCCCGCGGATCTCCGGCTCGGGGGTGCTGCACGCGCCGACGAGGCAGAGCGCGACGAGCGAGGCGACGCGAAGGGAGGCGGCGGGGGTCATCGAACCTCGATGATCGGCGTCTTGGGCCGGCTCAGGGGGACGGCGATGCCGACCGCCGCGCCGGCCAGCCCGGCCCCGATGGCGGTCCAGAACCACCAGCGCTTCCAGATCGACACGCGCGGCCGCTCGTCCGGACACGCCTCCCCGTCACACGGGCCCGGCGACGGAGCGGGCGCAGGCGACGGCGCGGGCGAGGGACCCGGCGCCTCCGAGGAGAGCAAGGCTCGCGCGGCCGCGCCGGCAGCCCCCGTATACGAAGCCTCCCGGCGGCGCAGCCAGCGGGAGGCACCGGCCCAGTGGAGCGTCACGGTGCACTTCGCCGGCGTGCAGCCGGCGGCGGCCCCGACCACGACGAGCTCGCGCCCTTCGAGCAGCTCGAGCGCCTGCGCCACCGCGCGACCGGGGGTCGGCGCGAGGGTCTCCTGCCGCACCGAGGGCACGAGAGGGGGTTCGCCGGGCCCGCCCGGGGAGAGCTGGGCCTCGACGGCGCGGGTCTGCCCCTTGTCCACCCGCAGCCAGCGGGTCCACGAGGCGTGCCCGGGGCGGAAAACCAGCACCAGGTGCTGTCCCGGCCGCACGGAGACCGATCCGTCGGCCGACCCGCGGAAGGCGCCGTCCAGCCAGAGCAGGCCCGCCGGCTCGCTGCGCAGCTCGAGCGTGGCGCGACCGGCCTCTTTCGCCTGGGCCATGACCTGGGCGTGGAGCTGCTGGACCGTCGGGTTGAACTGCTTCTTCGGCGGCGGACGCTCGTCGAAGAGGATCGCGTCGGCCATGGCCCGCTGCGCGGCGACGTTGTCCCCGTCGAAGAGGGCGGCCGCGGCGAGGAGGTGCTGCGCCCGCACGTACCCCGCGGCGCTCCCCCCCGCCCGCATCAGCTGCTTGTAGAGCTCGAGGGCCTTGCCGGCCTGCTCGCGCGCCACCTGCAGGTCGAGCATCTCGAAGGACTTGGCCGCGCGCCCCATCAGATCGGCAGCCTTCGTCTCGCGCGTCGGATCGGGTGAGGCGTCGCCCCCGCGCGGGTAGGTCGCCCGGGCGCTCTTGCCGCTCTGCTGCAGCGCGACGGCCAGCTCCTGCGCCACCTTCGCGGTGGGCCCCAGCGCGTCGCCGGTACCGGCCGGGATCACGAGGACGGCGGACGGGGTCTCGGCCAGGACCCGGGCAGGGAGGGTGAGAACGAGCAGAGCCAGCGGAGCGCGCATCGGGGTCCAGAATACCGCCGCCCGCCGGCGCTAGCCAGTTCATGCGCGGCGCCACGGTGAGGCCCGCGCGGCGGCGAGGCCCGCGCGACGAGTACGGCGGTGCGTCGGGCACCGGTCCTCCGACGTGGCGTGCTACAGTTCGGAGCTCGCATGCCTTCGACGTCCTTGCCCGACCTCGGTTTGCGGTACCAGGCGGTATGTCCCGTGGGAGAAGGCGGCTCCGGTACGGTCTGGCGGGCCGAGGATCGCAGGGTCCCGGGGCGCTCTGTAGCCATCAAGCGCCTGACCGCGGGAACTGACTCCGAGGACGGCCTGCGCCGCGAGCTGGTGGTCCTCCGGCGGCTCCGACACCCCGCCATCGCGGCGGTGCACGGACTCGAGCGCGGTCCCTCGGGGGAGGCGCTCCTCGTGATGGAGCTCGTGGAAGGGCCGACCCTCGACCGCTGGTGCCGCGAGGCGACGCGCGCGGATGCCCTGCGGGTCTTCGCCGAGCTTCTCGGCGCGCTCGACTTCCTCCACCGCCGGGGCGTGATGCACCGGGACCTCAAGCCCGACAACGTGCGCGTGTCCCCCGAGGGACCGAAGCTCCTCGACTTCGGACTCGCCGCCCGCGGGGGAGCGCCGACCGCCGTCGGCGGGACGCTCGGCTACCTGGCCCCGGAGGTCCTCGAGGGCGCGCCTCCCTCGGCGCAGAGCGACCTCTACGCGCTCGGCGTCATGCTGGCCGGCGCCTTCTTCCAGCTCTCTCCGCCGCTCGACCCGGGAAGCGACGCGCTCGCGACGCAGCTCGACGCGCAGGGGGCCGCGACCTCGGACGCGGAGCTCGCGGGGATCGCCCGCATCGCGCGGCAGCTCCTCGCGCGAGACCCCAGCTTGCGCCCCGCCTCGGCCGCGGAGTCGCTCCGACTGCTCGAGGAGCTGCCGGGGGGCTCCGTCGGTCGGACGGTCTCGCTCCTGCTCGGACGCGGCTTGTGCTCCCCGCTGCTCGTGGGGCGCAACGCGGAGCTCGCCGAGCTCGAGCGCTGCCTCGAGGACCTTTCACGCGGCGCGCACGCGTCACGGCTCGCGCTCGTGGTCGGCGAGCCGGGGAGCGGACGCAGCCGCCTGCTCGAGGAGGTGGCGCTCTCGGCCGAGGCGCGGGGCCTGCCCGTGCAGGTGGGGTGGCCGTCCGTCGCGGCGCCGGAGGGAGAGGCGAGCTCGGCCCCCGATCCGGTGGCCGAGAGAGCCCGAGCGGTGGCGCGGATCCTCGGGGCCCTCGAGGCGCTCGGCTCGACCCCGGGCCTGCTCGTGCTCGACGACCTCGACGAGGCGCTGGACGTGGAGCTCGTGCAGGTCCTGCTCCGCCTCCCCGACCGTCCCCTGCTCGTGGTGGCCAGCACCACGGAGGCGGCCCGCGCCGACCGCACCCTGGGCCCGCGCGGCCTCCGCCTTGCGTTGTCGCCGCTGCCGGACGACGCGGTCCGCTCTCTGGTCGGCTCGATGCTTCCCTGCGGCGTCGCTCCCGACCCGCTCGTCGGGGAAGTGGCGTCGCTCGCCGAAGGCAGCCCGCTCCTCGCCGCCGAGCTCGTGCGCCTCGGCGTCGCGGCCTTCCTGGCCTCGGGTGGCCAGGGCCCCCTCCGCCTCCCCGACGGCCTGGAACGGAATCGGCCGCAGGCGAGAGACGTGGCCGTCGCTCGGGTCCGCCAGCTCTCGGAGCCCGCGCGGCGAACCGGCGCGCTGCTCGCCCTCCTCGGTACGGCCGTCCCGCGACGCCTGCTGGTCGAGCTCGACCCGACCCTCTCCGACGAGCGGCTGGGGGCTCTCGCGCTCGAGGGGGTCGCCCGGCGGGACGAGGGAGACGCGGTTCGCCTGGCGAGTCCGGCCCTCGGGCGGGCCCTGCTCGACGCCGTCACCGCCGAGGAGCGCGGCGCGCTAGGACGGCACACGCTCGCGGCCCTGCGGGCGGATCCCACGCTCGCCACACTCCGGGCTGCGGTGCGCGTGAACGCCGGGTTGAAGGAGGAAGCCCCGACGGAGCTCCTGGCCGGCGCCCGCGCCGCGCGTGAGGCGCTCGACCTCTCGGAGAGCCTCCGCCTCTACCGCGAGGCGCTCTCCTGTCACGGGCTCGCCTCGCCGGCCCGCCAGCGAGGCGCCGAGGAGCTGGCCGCGCTCCTACAGGCCCTCGGCCGGCACGGCGATGCGGTGGCGGTGCTCGCGCAGGCCGCCGACGAGGTGATCCCCGACGAGCGCGCCGCGGCTCTCTGCGCGCTGGCCGACGCGCAGCTCAAGGCAGGGCGCACCGACGAGGCCCTCGGCACCTTGAGCCGCGCCGAGGGGACGGGGATCTCGACGAGACCGGCGGTCCTCAAGGCCAAGGTCCTGCTCTTCGCGGGCCGGCACGCCGAGGCGCAGGCGGTGGCCGAGCTCCTCTCGGAGAGCCTGGACCCGGCCGTGCGGGCCGAGGCGCTCCACGTCGTGGGCCTGGTCCACTACTACCGCGGCGCGCTGGACCTCGCACTCGCCGCCCTCGACGGAGCCTGGGCCGCCGTGGCCGCGCGCCCCGATCGCCTGGCGGCCGCGCGGATCAGCAACTCCCTCGCGCTCGTGCACCAGCGACGCGCCGACTTCACGCGCGCGCGTGCGTGCTACCAGGAAGCGCTCCGCCGGGCCCGCGAGCTCAAGCACCTCCCCTTCGAGGCTACCTTCCTGATGAACCTGGCCTCGGTGGCGCAGCAGCTCGGGGACTTCGCCTCGGCGCTGGCCGGCTACCAGCAGAGCCTCGAGACCGCCACCCGCTTCGGCGGGGGCCGCGAGATGGCCCAGGTCTCGCACAATCTGGCCCGGCTCTACGCGCTGCTCGGGCAGGAGCAGCGCGCCCGGCAGCTCCTCGGCCGCGCGGAGTCGCTGGCCCAGGGACTGGCCTGGCGCGCGCTCCAGGGGCACAACCGCGTGGTGCAGGCCGAGCTGGCGCTCTCCCGCGGCGCGGCCGAGGAAGCGGCGGCGGCCCTCGACGACGCGGAGGGCTGCTTCGCCACCACGGAAGAGGCGGCCGGAGTCGCCGAGGTGGCGCTCGGACGGGCCCGCGTGGCCCTCTGCCGCGGCGACGCCTCCGAGGCGTGGAGCCGCGCGCGCGGGGCGCTCGAGCTCTGCCGAGGAGCCGAGGTCCTGACCCTGCAGGCGCACCTCCTCTGCGGGAGCGCGGAGCTGGCGCGCGAAGGCGGCACCCCCGAGTCGGCCCTGCGCGAGCTCCGGCAGGCGCAACGCCTCGCCGAGGACGTGAGCGATCCCGAGGCGCAGGCCGAGGTGCAGGCCCGCCTCGCCGACGCCCACGCCGCGGCGGGCGACGCCACGAGCGCGAGCCTCCACCGGCAGCTCGCGCTACAGACCGTGCGAGCGCAGCTCGAGCGGCTCCCCGAGGCGCTCCGCCCCGCCTACCGCGCGACGACCTGGCGCGCGGCGATCCTCGCCTCCGGCGAGACCCCTCAGCCGGGCGCCTCCGACCCGCAGCGGCCGGGCGACCGCACGCAGAAGCTCGACGCGGAGCTCCTGGCGGCGCTCCTGCAGGTGAACAAGGAGCTCAACGCGGAACCCGATCTGCGGCGCTTGCTCGAGCGGATCATGGATCACGCGGTGGAGCTCGCCGGCGCGGAGCGCGGCTTTCTGCTGCTCGACCAGGGGGGAAAGCTGGACGTGCAGGTGGCGCGCAACATCGACCAGGAGACCATCCGCCGCAAGGAGTTCAAGATCAGCCGCTCCGTGGCCGAGGAGGTGGTGAGCCGGGGCAAGCCGGTGATGACCGTGGACGCGCTCCACGACGACCGCTTCCGCGAGTTCCTGAGCGTGCACCACCTGCGGCTGCGGTCGATCCTGTGCGTGCCGCTCGTCATCCGGCGTGCGGTGCGCGGCGCCATCTATCTCGACAACCGGTTTCAGACGGAGGCCTTCACCGCCCGCCAGCGCGACCTCCTCTCGGCCTTCGCGGACCAGGCGGCCATCGCGATCGGGACCTGGGAGCTCCTCGAGGAGAATCGTCGACGTCAGGCCGAGCTCGAGCAGGGGCGCGAGGATCTGCGGCGCGTGAACGCCGAGCTCGAACGAGCCCTCGCGAGCCAGAGCGAACGGCTGGACGAGCTCGCGGAGCTCGCGCGGCGCCAGAAGGGGGAGCTCGAAGGGCGCTACCAGTTCGAGAATCTGGTCGGGCAGTCGGCCGCCATGCGCGAGGTCTTCCGCCTCATCGACCGCGTGAAGGACTCCACCGCGCCGGTCTTCATCTTCGGCGAGTCGGGCACCGGCAAGGAGCTCGTCGCAAAGGCGCTGCACTACGGCGGCCACCGCAAGGCGGGCCCCTTCGTGAGCGTGAACTGCGGCGCCATCCCGCCGACCCTCCTCGAGAGCGAGCTCTTCGGCCACCAGAAGGGCGCGTTCACCGGAGCGGAGCGCACGACCCACGGGCTCTTCGAACGCGCCGACGGAGGAACGATCTTTCTCGACGAGGTCGGCGACACGAGCGCGGAGCTCCAGGTCAAACTCCTGCGCGTCCTGCAGGAGAAGCGCTTCAGCCGGGTGGGTGCCGAGGAGGAGCTGCACTCGGACTTCCGCCTGGTGGCGGCGAGCAACAAGGACCTGGGCGAGCTCGTACGACAGGGTCGCTTTCGCGAGGACCTCTTCTACCGGATCAACGTGATCCAGCTCCAGCTCCCGCCGCTCCGCCGGCGACGCGAGGACATCCCGCTCCTCGTGGCGCACCTCTTCGCGCGGCACGGGGGCGACGCGGCCCGCCTCTCCAAGGCCGCCCTGCGGCTGCTCGTGGACCACGACTGGCCGGGCAACGTGCGCGAGCTGGAGAACGAGGTGCTGCGCATGCTGGCGCTGGGCGGCGAGACCGTGCTCCCCGAGGACCTCTCCCCGCGCCTGCAGGGAGCTCGATCGGCCGACGTGTCCGCTCCGGCGGGCGGGCCCGGACTCGAAGGGCTCCCCTTGAAGGACGCCATCGCGGAGCTCGAGCGGCAGCTCGCGCTCTCGGCGCTCAAGGCCTGCCGCGGGAGCGTCACCGAGGCCGCGCGCCGGCTAGGGATGACCCGGGTGGGCCTGCACAAGCTCCTGCGGCGGCACGGCCTGACGCGGTCCTAGTTTCCTCCAGGCCACATGTCGCGCCATACGTTGCCCGCAGTTAACACGTCCGACGGGCCCAGGCCCCGGTCCGCGTGCTATAAGTCCTTGGAATACCGATCTGGAACCCGCGGGTCGGCCCTGGAACGCGGCTTGCTCTACCCTCCGGTACGCGAGGAACCCATGCGACGGCTGTTCACCCTTCTATGTGCGCTGGCGGCAGGCGGACCGGGCTGCGGGGAGCAGCTCAGCATCCCGGTCCCCCAACCCGTCCCGCTGAAGGTGCGGCAGAGCACCCCGGGCAAGGACCGGCATGAAACCGTCGTGGCCGGGCTGCCGCAGGCCGTGGCCGGCAAGGGGCGCGTGCGTCTGCGGGACGCGCGCAGCGGTCTCGAGGTGGTGGTGCCCTCCACGGCGCAGGGAACCTTCGTCGGAACCCTCGCCGTCGGAGCGGAGGCCGACCTGTACGGTCGCTTCGAGACCGATCAGGGGCAGAGCGCCGAGGTGAGCCTGACCCTCCGCGCGCTGGGCCTTCCCCCGCAGCTCACGCGCACGCGGGGCGAGGCGGGGCTCGTCTCCGCGCCCGACGCGAAGGGGCTCGTCACCGTCTCGAACGACGCCGGCCCCGGTCAGCCGCTCCTCGTGGCGGCGACCCCCGACA encodes the following:
- a CDS encoding ATP-dependent 6-phosphofructokinase, whose product is MTDKNAELVVSCLGACRYPSPLHLSTKPGDQIADFVPDEARVLMNPLVGEAGPSFELAGPRPMNYFSGPEVTAGIVTCGGLCPGMNNVVRGLVLQLWHSYGVRRIYGFRYGFAGIGRSSPNPPILLTPEMVRAIHLQGGTILGSSRGPQPPEEMVGTLQHLGVNMLFCVGGDGTMRGALSLHEELGRQNVPIAVVGVPKTIDNDLLHIERTFGFETAVSIAADSIRAAHVEAEGAPNGVGLVKLMGRHSGFIAASASMASPEVNLVLVPEQRFTLSGTQGIVAYLRQRLKRRGHAVIVTAEGAGQEHLPPSDQRDASGNPKLRDIGVFLRDTLQRELADLDIVLKYIDPSYIIRAAPANPADAIFCGRLAEEAVHSAMAGKTGVVMGLWLERFTHVPLTAVTAARKVLSLDSPIWRSVLRSTGQPDTWA
- a CDS encoding MFS transporter, with the translated sequence MTDALLAHSAAFRRRRVFNWFPLGLAYAFLYMGRYSYIPAKDELERLMDNAALGIVGTVGAVVYGVSFLLNGPLTERFGGRRAMLIATMGSALVNLAIGLMLAVGWTQNFLVSYAVLLGVNMYFQSFAAIAIVKVNAAWFHVRERGVFGGIFGIMISSGLFLAYTVSPMAMKWFFKGSPQYYFILPGLLLLVNFLSTLAFVRDTPGEAGLGDFDTGSSDEFDHRGETPSVVSVMRRLLTHRIVLTIALIEFCTGVLRNGVMYWFPSWAKQSGMPQVREWLGVGLFAAGVLGGLAAGWVSDRVFDSRRPPVAGLLYGVMIVLALGLSGCLWVMPPDSTLLPYVVYGLVVLSSVCVIGTHGVLSGTSTADFGGKQATAMAVGIIDGFVYLGVGVQSLCLGYLTKTSWTYWGPFLVPFAVVGFLLALRVWHAKPTRSGSH
- a CDS encoding sigma 54-interacting transcriptional regulator; the encoded protein is MPSTSLPDLGLRYQAVCPVGEGGSGTVWRAEDRRVPGRSVAIKRLTAGTDSEDGLRRELVVLRRLRHPAIAAVHGLERGPSGEALLVMELVEGPTLDRWCREATRADALRVFAELLGALDFLHRRGVMHRDLKPDNVRVSPEGPKLLDFGLAARGGAPTAVGGTLGYLAPEVLEGAPPSAQSDLYALGVMLAGAFFQLSPPLDPGSDALATQLDAQGAATSDAELAGIARIARQLLARDPSLRPASAAESLRLLEELPGGSVGRTVSLLLGRGLCSPLLVGRNAELAELERCLEDLSRGAHASRLALVVGEPGSGRSRLLEEVALSAEARGLPVQVGWPSVAAPEGEASSAPDPVAERARAVARILGALEALGSTPGLLVLDDLDEALDVELVQVLLRLPDRPLLVVASTTEAARADRTLGPRGLRLALSPLPDDAVRSLVGSMLPCGVAPDPLVGEVASLAEGSPLLAAELVRLGVAAFLASGGQGPLRLPDGLERNRPQARDVAVARVRQLSEPARRTGALLALLGTAVPRRLLVELDPTLSDERLGALALEGVARRDEGDAVRLASPALGRALLDAVTAEERGALGRHTLAALRADPTLATLRAAVRVNAGLKEEAPTELLAGARAAREALDLSESLRLYREALSCHGLASPARQRGAEELAALLQALGRHGDAVAVLAQAADEVIPDERAAALCALADAQLKAGRTDEALGTLSRAEGTGISTRPAVLKAKVLLFAGRHAEAQAVAELLSESLDPAVRAEALHVVGLVHYYRGALDLALAALDGAWAAVAARPDRLAAARISNSLALVHQRRADFTRARACYQEALRRARELKHLPFEATFLMNLASVAQQLGDFASALAGYQQSLETATRFGGGREMAQVSHNLARLYALLGQEQRARQLLGRAESLAQGLAWRALQGHNRVVQAELALSRGAAEEAAAALDDAEGCFATTEEAAGVAEVALGRARVALCRGDASEAWSRARGALELCRGAEVLTLQAHLLCGSAELAREGGTPESALRELRQAQRLAEDVSDPEAQAEVQARLADAHAAAGDATSASLHRQLALQTVRAQLERLPEALRPAYRATTWRAAILASGETPQPGASDPQRPGDRTQKLDAELLAALLQVNKELNAEPDLRRLLERIMDHAVELAGAERGFLLLDQGGKLDVQVARNIDQETIRRKEFKISRSVAEEVVSRGKPVMTVDALHDDRFREFLSVHHLRLRSILCVPLVIRRAVRGAIYLDNRFQTEAFTARQRDLLSAFADQAAIAIGTWELLEENRRRQAELEQGREDLRRVNAELERALASQSERLDELAELARRQKGELEGRYQFENLVGQSAAMREVFRLIDRVKDSTAPVFIFGESGTGKELVAKALHYGGHRKAGPFVSVNCGAIPPTLLESELFGHQKGAFTGAERTTHGLFERADGGTIFLDEVGDTSAELQVKLLRVLQEKRFSRVGAEEELHSDFRLVAASNKDLGELVRQGRFREDLFYRINVIQLQLPPLRRRREDIPLLVAHLFARHGGDAARLSKAALRLLVDHDWPGNVRELENEVLRMLALGGETVLPEDLSPRLQGARSADVSAPAGGPGLEGLPLKDAIAELERQLALSALKACRGSVTEAARRLGMTRVGLHKLLRRHGLTRS